In Zingiber officinale cultivar Zhangliang chromosome 3B, Zo_v1.1, whole genome shotgun sequence, a single window of DNA contains:
- the LOC122056184 gene encoding histone H4 — translation MSGRGKGGKGLGKGGAKRHRKVLRDNIQGITKPAIRRLARRGGVKRISGLIYEETRGVLKIFLENVIRDAVTYTEHARRKTVTAMDVVYALKRQGRTLYGFGG, via the coding sequence ATGTCCGGCCGCGGAAAGGGAGGCAAGGGGCTCGGCAAGGGCGGCGCGAAGCGCCACCGTAAGGTTCTCCGCGACAACATCCAGGGCATCACGAAACCTGCAATACGCCGCCTCGCCCGCCGCGGCGGCGTTAAGCGCATCAGCGGCCTCATCTACGAGGAGACTCGAGGCGTGCTCAAGATCTTCCTTGAAAACGTTATCCGCGACGCCGTCACGTATACGGAGCACGCCCGCAGGAAGACAGTCACTGCCATGGATGTCGTCTACGCCCTGAAGCGCCAGGGCCGCACGCTATACGGCTTTGGCGGCTGA
- the LOC122056183 gene encoding HMG1/2-like protein isoform X1 — MKRGKSKADAPKKADSKLAVKKGSERASKKPRNTKAEKDPNKPKRPPSAFFVFMEEFRKTFKEKHPNNKSVAVVGKAGGDKWKSLSEEDKAPYVTKAAKLKAEYTKKIATYNKNEAQGGSRPAAIAEEDESDKSKSEVHDDDEDAEGSEEEEDDE, encoded by the exons ATGAAACGGGGGAAATCGAAGGCGGATGCACCGAAGAAGGCTGACAGCAA GCTTGCTGTCAAGAAGGGATCGGAGCGAGCGAGTAAGAAGCCGAGGAACACCAAGGCTGAGAAGGATCCCAACAAGCCTAAGCGGCCCCCTAGCGCCTTCTTCGTCTTTAT GGAAGAGTTcagaaaaacttttaaagaaaagCATCCTAACAATAAATCCGTGGCCGTG GTCGGTAAAGCTGGTGGCGATAAATGGAAATCTCTGTCTGAGGAA GATAAGGCTCCTTACGTTACCAAGGCAGCCAAATTGAAGGCGGAGTACACTAAGAAAATAGCAACATACAACAAGAATGAG GCTCAGGGAGGAAGTCGCCCTGCTGCTATTGCTGAAGAAGACGAGTCCGACAAATCCAAGTCTGAGGTGCATGACGACGACGAGGATGCCGAAGGAAGCGAAGAG GAAGAGGATGATGAGTAG
- the LOC122056183 gene encoding HMG1/2-like protein isoform X2, translating to MKRGKSKADAPKKADSKLAVKKGSERASKKPRNTKAEKDPNKPKRPPSAFFVFMEEFRKTFKEKHPNNKSVAVVGKAGGDKWKSLSEEDKAPYVTKAAKLKAEYTKKIATYNKNEGGSRPAAIAEEDESDKSKSEVHDDDEDAEGSEEEEDDE from the exons ATGAAACGGGGGAAATCGAAGGCGGATGCACCGAAGAAGGCTGACAGCAA GCTTGCTGTCAAGAAGGGATCGGAGCGAGCGAGTAAGAAGCCGAGGAACACCAAGGCTGAGAAGGATCCCAACAAGCCTAAGCGGCCCCCTAGCGCCTTCTTCGTCTTTAT GGAAGAGTTcagaaaaacttttaaagaaaagCATCCTAACAATAAATCCGTGGCCGTG GTCGGTAAAGCTGGTGGCGATAAATGGAAATCTCTGTCTGAGGAA GATAAGGCTCCTTACGTTACCAAGGCAGCCAAATTGAAGGCGGAGTACACTAAGAAAATAGCAACATACAACAAGAATGAG GGAGGAAGTCGCCCTGCTGCTATTGCTGAAGAAGACGAGTCCGACAAATCCAAGTCTGAGGTGCATGACGACGACGAGGATGCCGAAGGAAGCGAAGAG GAAGAGGATGATGAGTAG